From Alligator mississippiensis isolate rAllMis1 chromosome 1, rAllMis1, whole genome shotgun sequence:
ATTGGTAAGAACTGGGTACTTAAGTACTCAAGTGCCTAAAGAGGTCAGTGGGAGTCTGTGGATCACAgtcttggacacaggtgtcaaaATTCCACCAACATGGCATTGTAGGTGCAATAGTGCTGTTTTGGACCTAGCCCATATTGTACACTTGCTTCTCAGCTAGCATTCGAGTCCACGACATTCAACTGCATGGAGCCCTCTAATATTTGAATGAAAACTGTTATTCCTGTAGCTGTAAAACAGTAGTAAGCACTCACCACATTTATAGATCAGATAATCAGGAAGCTATAGAACACAAGCAGAATCAGAAGGTTCCCCATACTTACACCTGTTAAAGTAATATTGATTTTAAAAGCATggatcttggaaccagaagttcTACTCCCATCTCTTCAAGCAGAAGACATTAGTACTCCTCTTCATTTCATATACCTTATCATTAATTTTGGCTTCAGAAAACTACTCATGGAAGAAGAAAGGGGTCCCTTTACAAAACAGGCCACTAGTTATATAActgtggggggtggaagggagaggTGACCGGGGCAGCAGTCCCAGGTGCCAGTTTGGTGGGGGGtacaaaaataacagctgctgctAACAAGGCTAATATTATGCagtaccccacagcacccttaaaaagatcctGACGTGCCCagactgagaatcactgagctagacaGACAACTGTTCTTATCTagtatggcacttatgttcttaCATCAATAAGATCCACTTATCTCCTTTGTACTCTCACCTCTTTCCTTAGTTTCTCCTTCTTTTGTTCTATCTGTTTTTGTAGCTCTTTTTGCCTAGGCGAAAGGCAGTAGGTGGAGCTTCTCAAAGGTACATTGTTCGCAGACTGTACCCTGTGGGGAGTCTTCCCCCTTCCCACATTCTTTGCAATGCTAGTGGCTGATTTTGGACGACACTTAGGATTAGGTGGAGGCTTAGGGAAATACACGCAATGTTCCCCTACAGGAGAGAAAGAATTTACTCCCCATTGTGCTACAGACTCTTCCTTTGTTCGAGCAGGGGTGCCAAAAGCAGCAGGGTGAGAAGACTTGGGAGACGTAGGCTGAGTTTCAATGTCTGTGAAAGAAACACTTATTGggggcaaaaagccctggctctcAATATCACGTAAACTCAGGAGTTCAAATTTTCCATCTTTCTCTACTAGGATCTTGCCATCCTTGCGCTCCTCATCCTTGCCCTCAAGTGAAGGAGCCTTGCCTTCCTGTCCTGGTTCATTAGAAATGTACAACTGAGATAGCCCAACTAAAATCTTCCCTTCACTTTCAGGATCGCTGTTGTGTGCTTCTGCATCTTCCAGAGGGGGAACTTCTAGATCTACTAGTTTCTCCTTGAATTTTAGTTTACGTTCTCTATTTTCATCCACAGGTGCTTGGTTCTCCAGGAGCTTGTTGGCGGTTTCAATCTTTTCCAAGATGTAGCGTTTTATTTCTTCATCTTCCTCATCCAGTTCCTCCTGGTTTTCCAGCTTGGACTCCTGGATGGAGCTTTCACTGTCACTGTCAGATGTAAGGTCTAGCTGCTGAACTTCTGGTGTGGCTTCCAGGTATTTTTTGTCTGTTGGACTCTCCTTCAGATCTATGTCAGGCTCAGAAAGCTGATTTATAGGTTCTTCTCTTTCCTTACTATCATTACTTTCCTCACAGTCTTCCAATTCTTTATCAATTTTTGTTTCAATATCTTCTTCTTTCTAATcaggatttttaaaaggacagAAAGTTTTGACTTTAAAATTATATAAAGAAATTTCTCATCTAAAATTACAATTGAAAACATTAATAAAGTCATAATATTAAAATATCCAATGTTAATGTATCATTAAGATTGACATGTTAAGTGCATAAAAACTGGGAAGCTTACTGTTAACATTCCCATAGAAACTAAACTAAACGCACCCTATGGAGCATGTTCATTAAATGGACGCACAATGTGGGAAAGTATCTGCTGCTCCAAAACTAAGGCTGTACTGAGTTCCCATTACAAGCTTGATTTTAGCAATCTCATATACAATACACAAATAATAGACTAAGCCTCAAAATTGGCATGCCAAGTCTGTGATCAATGTAGAATTTTTCTCCATGCTTGAAATAAAATAGGACAAAGAATTCAAATGGAGTAAGAAACAGAGTGAATGAAAACAAGTAAATGAAAAGAGTAGGAAGAGAGAAGTACAGATCTATTATTTAACAGGGTAAATCAGCAAATTACAGATTATACAGAGAAGACAAaaaaagaacaggttaaagaGATTTCAATGACAAAGATACTCAGTTGACTAAGGCACTTAAGGAACTGGCTGAAGTAGTCTCTGAACAACTAGCAATCATCTTAGAATTCTTGGAAAATAAGGAGCATCCCTTAGGACTGGAGAGGCGCAAACTactcatcttaaaaaaaaaaaaaaaagagaagatccCAGAAAACTGCAGACTAGTCAGCCTacctcatgaatgctgagatggtggagaggatggagcgtcccacaggagtgcagggggcccatccatgtgctcggcggcaaaccaggaagtggaccgaaagtacttccagtccacttccgagtccgccagggagcacacgggggggggggggggggggggggggcgcacatctgcctggctcagtgattaatcacagggggaccctgggtacccctcacccagaccaaggaggcaccagtcactgagctgggggaggtgcaggggagcCCCTGTGCGCTCCCTGACAGATCCAGAAGTAGACCGGAactgcttctagtccacttcctggtgtgctgctgagcacgctggggatccccccacactcctgtcaGACACTCCATGcgctccagcatcgcagcattcatgagccgcctgctacctagaggtacgtagaaaaaacgtttaagcTGTGGTGATGGGGAAAAGCGCTTCTCCCCatcacccagctgcagcacatcATATGCAGAACTCCCCCTACCTGGGGGCAACATGAGCAAAGGCTCCCTAGCCAGATATAATGGCTCCAtggactgaatctggcccatgggccacatcttgCCAACCCCCAGgactcagtacttggaccagtactctttaatatattcataaatgatctggattcaggtgtcagaagcagactggctaaggtcgcagacgacaccaaattatgggaaaGCGCGGTCAttctagaggataggctggttaTTCAGGCCAACCTgcacaggctcacaaggtgggcagataaaaacctgatggcattcaacacagagaaatgcaaggtgctccacctcgggagaaaaaacccacattatACTTACAGGCTCATAAGTGCTataccacaagatgaacataagctaccaatgcaatgccacagccagcaaagcaaataaaattctggcttgcatctactcaTGCaactcaagcaagacccaagaagtcattctcctgctttactcagccttggtgaagccggagctggagtactgcatccaattctgggctccacacttcagaaaggatgtggagaagcttgagagagtccagaggagagccacatgcatgattagaggtcaagagaacaggccttaggaggagaggctgagaggtatgggactcttcagcctggagaagcgaaggctcacaGGTGACTCGGTGgcaagtatataagggatgtgcatcaggaagtgggagaatatctgttcaccagagcaccgcaagggaagacaaggtctaacagtcacaaactgctagaggaccattttagactggacataaggaaaaacttctttatcatcgagtctccagagtctgaaatagactccccccagaagtggtgcaagcacatactctggatacctttaagaaacacctgATTGCTCATCTTGCTGAGGTgatctgaccccaactgacttcttgccccttgggcagggggctggaacagATGATcacacaaggtcccttccagccctaatgtctatgaaatctatgaaagtcttcatttttttcattatgtaacaaatgttgaaagaaaaaaattctctttatTAAATGTATACAATCAAAATCAAGGGCAAAGAGCTAAATTTGAAGTAATACACAATAATGTTATATATGCATTCATGCCTATGGAGGAAGTATGATCTGCATTATTTGATGCCAGGATCATGGATCAACCTTTGAGAGTTGCAACCAGTTTTCCATTCTAAGCCATATTTCTGAACTCTTGTAAATTTATTAAAATAACCACATTATCTTAAAACCCTAGTTGTCAAGAAAAATGTTTGAAGACATGGACACATGCTTTTTGGACTCCAGCGATGGTATACATAGATCTGAAATGTAAATTCACTCACAACTGTCTACAGTGCGAATAATCCTCATATTCCATAGTGAGAGAATGAAAAATCAAGCAAGCAAAATAGATTTGtttagtcttcttttttttttaacttatccAAGATACTGTCTATAATATGTATAGAcattaattaaatatatattatatacacctTACGTTGTTGGAATCTTTATGACTATTTGGACAATCTTAACTCTGAATCTTTTGGGGATTTTTTGCCATTAAGCTTATAGATTATTTTTTCATCAAGTTGAAAATAGTCCCAAGTaacaacattaatttttttttctgtttctgtacaAAACCTACTACTTCtatatctgggacagaagttcaataaaccaatttaacctgaatcagctaaatctgatactacatccatccaggcttatcttaaaccagttctggaCATTTTGAAGGCAATTTacatgcattgaacttctgttgtgctgcagatttgaactggtttccaatcacttataccggtttttgtgtaatttctgtccctagctttaggATGCAAACCTACTTGCATAAAAGTGAGGACCCACTGAAAAATCTAACTTCACTGTATATGCCCCACCTTAATAGAATGTATGGATTCAATCTTTAATTAGCAAGATGTAAGAGTCCAGGCATTTTAAAATCAACAAGATTACAGCTTGAcaagaaaagaaacaggaaataGGACAGGAGGAAGATGGTGACTGAAAAAGGGATGATTGACTGATGTATACTCCTTTCTCTTGCACAGTACACATTAGAACCAACATGAATAAGAAAAGGAGTGAAAGGGAAACGACAATAATAATCAAATCCCATAGGTAATGTCTATAATACGCTACCTATGGGGCAGAGgtgaacaaaaaaaccaaacaggagATGAACAAAAACAGGAGACTTTGAAAAAGCAGAGCAGGATGTCTTTCCCACCTATACTGCACTGAATACAAAACAGTAGACCATAGCTATTTAAAGGTGTTTGACACAAAAAACTTATTATGGAGCTAAGAAGTTAATCCTATTTTGA
This genomic window contains:
- the CCDC181 gene encoding coiled-coil domain-containing protein 181 isoform X1 codes for the protein MSEKTDSGDSTDAGDSAENGDYEDDFENDLEWLINEEEMSSLGETEKEEDIETKIDKELEDCEESNDSKEREEPINQLSEPDIDLKESPTDKKYLEATPEVQQLDLTSDSDSESSIQESKLENQEELDEEDEEIKRYILEKIETANKLLENQAPVDENRERKLKFKEKLVDLEVPPLEDAEAHNSDPESEGKILVGLSQLYISNEPGQEGKAPSLEGKDEERKDGKILVEKDGKFELLSLRDIESQGFLPPISVSFTDIETQPTSPKSSHPAAFGTPARTKEESVAQWGVNSFSPVGEHCVYFPKPPPNPKCRPKSATSIAKNVGRGKTPHRVQSANNVPLRSSTYCLSPRQKELQKQIEQKKEKLRKEEEAQKREQEEQKRRENEMVFRAWLQKKKGQVQEEKRIQRAKEMEDLNSRVRKNLPTLEVQQDDRNPEEAFKLWLKKKHQEHLKEKQMEFLKHQEQSVNFFPRTEDCDRAFREWLKRKRKEKRAEELAAKERSRQLRLEARRAKQIQSIMCTISEPKSFRFTDHYS
- the CCDC181 gene encoding coiled-coil domain-containing protein 181 isoform X3, with the translated sequence MSEKTDSGDSTDAGDSAENGDYEDDFENDLEWLINEEEMSSLGETEKEEDIETKIDKELEDCEESNDSKEREEPINQLSEPDIDLKESPTDKKYLEATPEVQQLDLTSDSDSESSIQESKLENQEELDEEDEEIKRYILEKIETANKLLENQAPVDENRERKLKFKEKLVDLEVPPLEDAEAHNSDPESEGKILVGLSQLYISNEPGQEGKAPSLEGKDEERKDGKILVEKDGKFELLSLRDIESQGFLPPISVSFTDIETQPTSPKSSHPAAFGTPARTKEESVAQWGVNSFSPVGEHCVYFPKPPPNPKCRPKSATSIAKNVGRGKTPHRVQSANNVPLRSSTYCLSPRQKELQKQIEQKKEKLRKEEEAQKREQEEQKRRENEMVFRAWLQKKKGQVQEEKRIQRAKEMEDLNSRDDRNPEEAFKLWLKKKHQEHLKEKQMEFLKHQEQSVNFFPRTEDCDRAFREWLKRKRKEKRAEELAAKERSRQLRLEARRAKQIQSIMCTISEPKSFRFTDHYS
- the CCDC181 gene encoding coiled-coil domain-containing protein 181 isoform X2 — its product is MSEKTDSGDSTDAGDSAENGDYEDDFENDLEWLINEEEMSSLGETEKEEDIETKIDKELEDCEESNDSKEREEPINQLSEPDIDLKESPTDKKYLEATPEVQQLDLTSDSDSESSIQESKLENQEELDEEDEEIKRYILEKIETANKLLENQAPVDENRERKLKFKEKLVDLEVPPLEDAEAHNSDPESEGKILVGLSQLYISNEPGQEGKAPSLEGKDEERKDGKILVEKDGKFELLSLRDIESQGFLPPISVSFTDIETQPTSPKSSHPAAFGTPARTKEESVAQWGVNSFSPVGEHCVYFPKPPPNPKCRPKSATSIAKNVGRGKTPHRVQSANNVPLRSSTYCLSPRQKELQKQIEQKKEKLRKEEEAQKREQEEQKRRENEMVFRAWLQKKKGQVQEEKRIQRAKEMEDLNSRQDDRNPEEAFKLWLKKKHQEHLKEKQMEFLKHQEQSVNFFPRTEDCDRAFREWLKRKRKEKRAEELAAKERSRQLRLEARRAKQIQSIMCTISEPKSFRFTDHYS